The following are encoded in a window of Ricinus communis isolate WT05 ecotype wild-type chromosome 4, ASM1957865v1, whole genome shotgun sequence genomic DNA:
- the LOC8264644 gene encoding uncharacterized protein LOC8264644 isoform X2 has protein sequence MESWIHFVCHRRGKYQGSKFRHAKEVAGRCESPGWGRHIQDRGLSQSVFRHHHCTLITHFVYLYSRKMASFSIEEFVGNGALKKLLPKLVEDGWDDVPTLKIMNSEDMEAMNMTLRQKDALEIRSYLHDRALMQYGDKLEESGKSLPELLSLSNGDLSSQFGMKRGHVARFTDRTIACSEALPKSYALPPRKMTSAASGNESTFKSFKSINSKYMQSTSKYPSNHSINYDKALEQSLAEFKINDGHIFKGIVAAGPAEPRACGCVQPPPVVDEVAPYSFIENISIEKLTPEYKVGMERLVKTRAPPMKASELWRDKPAVLLCIRRPGCIMCRAEAHQLYAKKPIFDALGVQLIAILHEHIESEVQDFWPRYWGGIVLYDRDMEFFKALGGGQLLKDKFISGFLFNPRAIANYKRAKALRVKNNFKGEGEIKGGLFIVGRGKSGVAYQFIERNFGDWAPVAEVIEICTKLQNLQQRKEESIKISQE, from the exons TCTCCAGGCTGGGGAAGGCACATACAAGACAGAGGGTTAAGCCAATCCGTGTTTCGTCATCATCACTGCACATTAATTACACATTTTGTGTATTTATACTCGAG GAAAATGGCCTCTTTTTCAATAGAGGAGTTTGTAGGGAATGGAGCCCTAAAAAAGCTGCTCCCGAAGTTAGTAGAAGATGGTTGGGATGATGTACCAACCTTGAAGATTATGAATTCAGAGGATATGGAGGCAATGAACATGACACTGCGGCAAAAG GATGCACTAGAAATAAGATCATACCTGCATGATCGTGCGCTTATGCAGTATGGAGATAAGCTAGAGGAATCTGGGAAATCTTTGCCTGAGCTTTTGAGCTTAAGCAATGGAGACCTCTCATCCCAGTTTGGAATGAAGAGAGGTCATGTCGCCCGTTTCACAGACAGAACCATTGCATGTTCAGAGGCATTGCCCAAATCATATGCACTCCCGCCAAGGAAAATGACCAGCGCAGCATCTGGAAATGAAAGCACCTTCAAGAGTTTCAAGTCCATTAACTCAAAATATATGCAGAGCACATCAAAATATCCTAGTAATCATAgtataaattatgataaagCGCTTGAGCAGTCGCTAGCTGAATTTAAGATTAACGATGGACACATCTTTAAAGGGATTGTTGCAGCTGGGCCAGCTGAACCTAGAGCCTGTGGTTGTGTACAGCCTCCTCCAGTAGTCGACGAAGTTGCCCCTTATTCTTTCATTGAGAATATATCAATTGAGAAACTTACTCCTGAGTACAAGGTTGGAATGGAGCGTCTGGTCAAAACCAGGGCACCCCCAATGAAGGCCTCAGAGCTGTGGCGAGATAAACCTGCAGTTCTACTCTGCATCAGACGCCCTGG GTGCATCATGTGCAGAGCTGAAGCTCATCAACTGTATGCCAAAAAACCCATCTTTGATGCACTAGGAGTTCAACTTATTGCAATTCTACATGAACATATAGAGTCAGAG GTTCAGGACTTCTGGCCCCGATACTGGGGTGGAATTGTACTTTATGATCGGGATATGGAATTCTTCAAAGCTCTCGGTGGTGGGCAATTGCTAAAGGACAAGTTCATATCAGGATTCCTTTTCAACCCAAGAGCTATTGCAAATTACAAGCGTGCAAAAGCTTTGCGTGTAAAGAACAACTTCAAAGGGGAAGGAGAAATTAAAGGTGGACTTTTTATAGTTGGCAGAGGAAAGAGTGGTGTTGCTTACCAGTTCATAGAAAGGAATTTTGGTGATTGGGCTCCTGTAGCAGAAGTAATTGAGATCTGTACTAAGTTGCAG AACCTGCAGCAACGTAAAGAGGAGTCCATCAAGATATCACAGGAATAA
- the LOC8264644 gene encoding uncharacterized protein LOC8264644 isoform X1 has product MESWIHFVCHRRGKYQGSKFRHAKEVAGRCESPGWGRHIQDRGLSQSVFRHHHCTLITHFVYLYSRKMASFSIEEFVGNGALKKLLPKLVEDGWDDVPTLKIMNSEDMEAMNMTLRQKDALEIRSYLHDRALMQYGDKLEESGKSLPELLSLSNGDLSSQFGMKRGHVARFTDRTIACSEALPKSYALPPRKMTSAASGNESTFKSFKSINSKYMQSTSKYPSNHSINYDKALEQSLAEFKINDGHIFKGIVAAGPAEPRACGCVQPPPVVDEVAPYSFIENISIEKLTPEYKVGMERLVKTRAPPMKASELWRDKPAVLLCIRRPGCIMCRAEAHQLYAKKPIFDALGVQLIAILHEHIESEVQDFWPRYWGGIVLYDRDMEFFKALGGGQLLKDKFISGFLFNPRAIANYKRAKALRVKNNFKGEGEIKGGLFIVGRGKSGVAYQFIERNFGDWAPVAEVIEICTKLQVILVSFILRYYPVRILFEQLFFNLMQNLQQRKEESIKISQE; this is encoded by the exons TCTCCAGGCTGGGGAAGGCACATACAAGACAGAGGGTTAAGCCAATCCGTGTTTCGTCATCATCACTGCACATTAATTACACATTTTGTGTATTTATACTCGAG GAAAATGGCCTCTTTTTCAATAGAGGAGTTTGTAGGGAATGGAGCCCTAAAAAAGCTGCTCCCGAAGTTAGTAGAAGATGGTTGGGATGATGTACCAACCTTGAAGATTATGAATTCAGAGGATATGGAGGCAATGAACATGACACTGCGGCAAAAG GATGCACTAGAAATAAGATCATACCTGCATGATCGTGCGCTTATGCAGTATGGAGATAAGCTAGAGGAATCTGGGAAATCTTTGCCTGAGCTTTTGAGCTTAAGCAATGGAGACCTCTCATCCCAGTTTGGAATGAAGAGAGGTCATGTCGCCCGTTTCACAGACAGAACCATTGCATGTTCAGAGGCATTGCCCAAATCATATGCACTCCCGCCAAGGAAAATGACCAGCGCAGCATCTGGAAATGAAAGCACCTTCAAGAGTTTCAAGTCCATTAACTCAAAATATATGCAGAGCACATCAAAATATCCTAGTAATCATAgtataaattatgataaagCGCTTGAGCAGTCGCTAGCTGAATTTAAGATTAACGATGGACACATCTTTAAAGGGATTGTTGCAGCTGGGCCAGCTGAACCTAGAGCCTGTGGTTGTGTACAGCCTCCTCCAGTAGTCGACGAAGTTGCCCCTTATTCTTTCATTGAGAATATATCAATTGAGAAACTTACTCCTGAGTACAAGGTTGGAATGGAGCGTCTGGTCAAAACCAGGGCACCCCCAATGAAGGCCTCAGAGCTGTGGCGAGATAAACCTGCAGTTCTACTCTGCATCAGACGCCCTGG GTGCATCATGTGCAGAGCTGAAGCTCATCAACTGTATGCCAAAAAACCCATCTTTGATGCACTAGGAGTTCAACTTATTGCAATTCTACATGAACATATAGAGTCAGAG GTTCAGGACTTCTGGCCCCGATACTGGGGTGGAATTGTACTTTATGATCGGGATATGGAATTCTTCAAAGCTCTCGGTGGTGGGCAATTGCTAAAGGACAAGTTCATATCAGGATTCCTTTTCAACCCAAGAGCTATTGCAAATTACAAGCGTGCAAAAGCTTTGCGTGTAAAGAACAACTTCAAAGGGGAAGGAGAAATTAAAGGTGGACTTTTTATAGTTGGCAGAGGAAAGAGTGGTGTTGCTTACCAGTTCATAGAAAGGAATTTTGGTGATTGGGCTCCTGTAGCAGAAGTAATTGAGATCTGTACTAAGTTGCAGGTAATTCTTGTCAGCTTCATACTAAGGTACTATCCGGTACGAATTCTCTTTGAACAACTTTTCTTCAATCTGATGCAGAACCTGCAGCAACGTAAAGAGGAGTCCATCAAGATATCACAGGAATAA